In Ictalurus furcatus strain D&B chromosome 20, Billie_1.0, whole genome shotgun sequence, the DNA window CAACCGTAGTTCccttatttgtttaaatgtgtatCAATTTTTTTGGCTCAGTAAATAGCAAATAtcaaaagaaattaataaatcatttctaGCGTCCTCTGATATATTTCACTTGAATTGCAAACTGCTAAAACTTTGATAAGCTTTTATCATATAATAAGCATATAGATCATGATTCCTCAAAGGTCTTATTGTGTAAGCGATGATCTGCACACTTGTCTTACCTGCCTAAGATTACGTATCGAGTCTGTAATGGAATTGAGCTCCTTCACAGACTCCGAGTTCGCCTTCTGATCCAGAGTACTCACATATTCGGCGAGCATGGATCCATGATAATCCAGATCTTTAGCGATGTTTTGCAAGCATTGAGTCTGAAGAGAGACAAGAGAGTGAGATTACATCTATAAACTGCCTAGATGTTCacatttaaattgatttattttttgccagAGATGATTTTCAGATGCAGCAAACAATTTCGATGAATCTAAGAAAAATCTGCAATTTGCATTggaatcaatttttttttttaatatcctaccatgaagaaaagaaataatattaGTATTATGCATGCTCTCGGTTTGACTCTTACCTCATCGAATGGAGAAGATTTTTGATCAGAGCATTTCATGTCCTGTAAGACGCACAAGTACACATTGGGATTAatcaaactaaaataaaaacattaaagaagcaTAACattgcagaagaagaagaagaagaagaagaaggaaaacacaagaagaagaagaagcaaactTAAAATCAGGTCACTTAAACCTGTACTTATCAGGCTGTCTACAGGTGTTCCTACCTGACTGGGCTGACACACACtcgctgtctgtgtgtttgggttcaCCACCACTTCCAGGTCCGTGCAATTAAATCCATGAAACAGTATATTGGATCCCATCTTTTCTGGCTGTGTCAGATTACACAAAATTATATTAACAACCAGCATGAATTTGTTTTAACCTTAAAACATAGTACtttactttattactttatactttgactacttaaaggaaaaatccactctGAATGAAGTGCAGTGAGATTTAGccctcgcttcatctctacatacagagagtgatgcagcagcgctttagtccatGCCATTGTGCTCGTCATCTGATAAACTGCTGATAAGCCAAGCTGTCTCTCCCGTGATGTCTTAAAGCTGCACTTGTCTCCACTacttgtacattttattttaatgacattGAAAGTTGCTAGAAAATGGAGACTGAGAATTTTGGAATTTTGTTATAGGAGCTAAGAGCAAAACTTGACCCATATCCCTTATGTTTGGgatcctttcttcttctttttttctcctattaaacaccaTTTTAAAGTCTATCTTCCAGGAACTTCCAGGAACGAACAGAATTAATGAGCACAtcccaaatattttattatgaacATATGTGTTTCAGGGTAgcactttcatttcatttatgtatttatcacagttacattacatttctgaaaaaaaaaaaaaattaaacatgccTTTAAAGCAGTATCACAGAAtaggtttttttggttccttATAGAACCTTGTGACTGACTTTAATAATCCCCCCACagatttgttaaaaataatttttgggGTCTGTTGTGATGTATATTGGTAATTCAGTTCACTgtgcaacaaaaacaaattggtTAAAAGGCTACAATGTAAAAATTTCAGAGTATTTTGGTAGCTCTTTAGTCTACAAAAGTCGTATCTAGTGCATGTTTCCTCAGTCCTTCACCGACAAGAAAACCCTCCGCTTGTTTTCACCTGCCGTTAATATGACAGGGTTTATATGCGTCACGTGACGTAACAATACAAGTCACGTGACGCATATAAACCCTGTCATATTAACGGCAGGTGAAATCAAGCTGAATGACCTACTGTGATTGGCCAATGGCTCTAATTAGCATATAGCGCGTGAGAGACGCACATTGAGGCACTTCCCAAACCATTCCAAACAGTAGCTTACTCTTACCTACTGTATGTGAGGCAACAACTGGTGTGgcgtatttattattttttgtggtACACTATTTAGTGTGGTAGTGCGCAATTTGGGACGTTCACCACAGCTGTTTTAATGAGCGCGAACATGAACTCAACACTCAAAACAAGAAGAAACGTAGCGTTagcgtttctttttttctttccttctttctggaAACAACAAATAAACCCTACGTTATTTTATAAAAGGCCAAACTTTTCATAAACTCTTCATGGGGAAAGCTCTTTTTGACCTCAACTACTTTCCCCAACTCATTATACTCGGACGCTCACAGCTCATTTCTGTCAACACAGCACCTAGGTTAGTAGACTGCCGTTAATATTAATTGAGCTTGGGGTTTGgaatgatatatatttatatttatattatattatattttgattgattcattttctataacagcagctctgacaggtcTGACCTAACTTGTTCAACCTTGTAATGTAACGATAAacgataaataataataaaaaaaaactagacaATATTGTATGAAGTTAAATAACACTATGTATTAATAAACAAGCTAAAAATATTGTTagtgttggcaaactgctgtgatgtaagaagaataaaactctTTGGGAAGTGTTCTCATCGGATATGCATattcttctataacagcatgtacaTACTTTGTTCCTTGCTTAATAAACGGTACGTGTAagtttatgaatattaatggaCGGTGGGCTGTCTCTGGGGCTTATTCAAATTATTTTGTGCCTAAGGATCACttgattgtattttatatatatattatttgacAAAGGCTACTATAGACTAGCTGTTTTGCGTACACTGCTTAGGCTACTTAGGCCCACTGTACATACTTGATTACTTTATCGATTGCTTTGTTACTTACGTTATCGAGAACGCGCTTGAGAACGGTGAGCAGGTCTCTGGCACGCGTCGTGCAGTGCGCGTGGTCGCTTAGGACGCTCGTCGTCGCGCGCACTGGAGTTGCCACGGCAGCGCGGTTCACGAGCGCAAAAATCAGCACATACACAGCAGAGCCTAAATAAAGCAAATACAGATTCATTATTAATACGGAGCAAcgcggagggagagagaggtacagCCAAATGTTTGTAAATGGGCACACAGAAGTCCTCGGGGGTTCTCCTGATGACAGGTGCGCGTGCACGTGCGAGTGTAAATAAGACGCGCATCATGGTGGTTGTACagccttttattatttttagctttAGATATTAGACGTATAATTCTAATATAGgatccaggtttccctgtgaccctgaaaaggattaagcggtatagaagatggatggattattattattattattattattattattattattattattactattaaaaatatatttaggcATTTGTGGTTGTAACATCCTCAAAGTTGACCTTAAATCTGGTTTAAACCTGTTCGGTTCAGTAGTAACGGATGGCTTTAGTACGAATACAagtgtaaaatacattttattacactCTATATACCATATCctagaaagaaaagggagagaCAAAAATCATTTCCATGCTTAGGGGCTCTGCTGATTGCAGGCGCGCGCGCACGTGTGAATGTAAACAAGAAGAAggaagttttaattaaaatatatatatatatatatatatatatatatatatatatatatatatatatatatatatatatatatatttcgtAATAGATATTTCGTAAATATCTGACTAATCTAATTTAAAACCTTTTATACACTTTTTACTCTGATCTGAATAATATGTAGCCTGTAATATGAATACgatttcttaaataaatagcctagatagatagatagatagatagatagatagataaacaagtaaataaataaaacgcacCTGAAacgaaaaaaaatcatttttcccCCCTATAATTTCTACATTTGTAATTGTGCGTAAAGAAGCTGCTGGATGCAGAGTGTATCAGAGGTTACTCACCGTACATGATGTTCAGCAGTGTGAAGTTGGAGCAGTAGTAGGATATGGTGTGGAGCTGAGACGCTTCGCAGTAGTATGATGAAGTGAACTGTCCGCGGTGTTTTATAGCCATTTCAGAGTCCTTGGAGACGTCGGGATTTCCCCCTCTCTTGCGTACAGTGGCTGAGACAGAGCGCAGCCGCAAGCGGGCACATGCGCCCAGACTGCGCGTGAAACTGGAATTAACCTCTGGAGCGCAGTTTCGCTTATCTCCTGAGACACCCATCGCGGAAGAACTCATGTCAACATGCTTGGCTCATATTTGATTAACCTttagctgtgtgtttttttttttctctttccttcgtATTATTAGTGATGACTTTAAGTCTTAAGTACTGATTTCACTGTCACACTGTAACATGAGCGCGAGCAACGCAacgacaaaaacacaaataaatagcTCGTTTGTAAGAAGTACCTAGCATATGAAGCGCAAAGGGTTAACTAACAGTCAATACTTTTTAtcaaatatgtatttaatatttcttacaCGTAATATTTCGAGGTTTGCACGTGAAATGATGCGTCACGTGCATTTCATATGTAACTAGGCTAatagtatttaaaaacaaacaaaaaaaaaccccaataacaGTTATAGGCAGAATCATTAAGCggaattctttaaaaataaaaataataataaaaaaaaataagcaaaaagcAATACAGCCtaaaatgtagtcatttttgCATGTGTAATTATGAACTAATTAGTTAAACATTATATAATCGAATGAGCCGAGTGCCAGACTGTACAATTACAGCATATTAATAAAGttgtcattttaataaaacattaccTAACAAAGGTAATGTTAATAGGTTATGAATCTTTTTATGTAAGTTATGTTTAATAAGAAAATGGTTTCtcagtaatgatgatgatgataataataataataataataataataataataataataattaaaattttaccAGCAGCAGTTATTTACAATAATAGTAAATAGTAAACTACTGATAGACAGAGTTAGACTGATAGACTGAAACATAAACCaatgcaataataatatattaaaatagtatgtttaaaatatcacatcataccatttaaaaaaaaaacaaaaaactttgcCATGTAAGCTTTTGGTCCTTACAAAGGTATGATTGTAATCACACTGTCTAGAAAATCATTTCATGTTCATGTCAAGTGGCCAtaaacaaacatgctaacaaaCACATCCTTGAGGATGATGTGACAAAATTGTTAACTAAAAACTGGatttatataaatgttcatCATCTTAAGAATGTATTACTTTATACAGAAGCTTATTTGTCAGGATAATTTTGGCGCTATGGTCACTGATCATGTAgcaaataattatattaaatataattaagttGGATTTCAGTGCTTTTATTCGATGTGTTTTGACTTTAGacacaattatttttaaataatctctTCATTTCTTCCCTTACTTTGACCGAAATGGAATTTGTTTATTGAAAAGCACAAAGCAATCACAGTCGGAATGATCTTAATTGTTGTCACAGTAATAACTGTTAGAATTATTCGCTACACCTTGCCACATTGCCATCATTTATGTTTTAATTCATTAAGTGGTTTACACAGGATgtctaaaaaaattattactcaGTGCTTTTTGTACTACATGTAGTTTAATATAGTCGTTTAAGTAAGGAACAAAACAAGACTGGGCATGTTctacaacagggtggtgtgatgcagttaCTGTTACCCCAACGTCATGATTAATTACCAAAGAGTATGTCCTAAAGTGTTgtatttgccaacaattacaatttttaatgaatgaaatgtcaCATTTTTCACCGTTTATGGTCTCGCTGAATCTTGTGGAACAAGCTGGACAAGTCAGTTTCTGTTCTCATTTTCATTATAGCAGTCTCTCCagcttctcatttttttttcttctcttaaaatgaaataaaaataacataaaaaaagaatcagGAATTCTGCAATAATGGGGTATAAAAATTGTACAAATTCAATCTTGGCTGCTGAAATGGGATTTTGTAATTGACATTCATCTAGAGttcctgtttatttacatttacaatgctGGTTTATTGGGTACGAGAGAGTTATTCAGTGCTACTTTGCATGATTTTGACCTAAAGGCACCTTATTGATCAAACCGATCACCTGCAAAAAAATTGGCGATTTTATTGGCGTCCTGGTAATGAAGTTGTAAGAAAGTCGAAAACCGCTTCTCACCTTAgtatattacaatatttatacAATTACAACTTTAAAATCATGACACTCTGCAGACACGCAGCATAAGAATAACTTTCTTCCTCTAATGTCTTATTATTTAAGGCAAGTAAAATCACAGCAAATGCTCTGCATCCAAATCTGTTTCTTGTTCTTtgcatgttttttccccactgtactTTCGAACAGGTTTTGCAACACAGGGAACTTTTAAGAACGATTAGCTCATACACGCACATAGTTGATTTTATCCAGGTGGGGGCTGAATAAGTTTGCTGAATAATTCTGAAAGTGACATTTCTTTTTGGAAGTTGTGCAACGGAATAGACAGGGAAATAAGGCAATCAAATCATCTCTGTGCAAAAGAATTCCAGGCTGAGGCTTCACATGACTGGGAATTTGAATAGAGTTTCAGATAATTAATACAGATTTTCTCCCATTGCCTAAGTGCAGATTGTTCAGCTAAACTCTGTTGTTAATTTAACACAGGAAAGCGCAGCAAGCTCGAACCCCCCCAGGACTACCAGAGAACTGCGGTGGGACTCTGAAGTGTGAGACATCTCAAAGAAATACATTATTGAGTGAAAACAAGGTACTTTTATTACAAGTTAGTTGTAAAGGCTGGACACTTCCCTGATACTGAGACAATATGATTCAAGGCAGACCAACTCATTTCAGGATGTTCATGCTCCTGTCACTTTCACCACTGTAAAGACCCTGAGCTCATCTCTTATTCCTTAACTGCTCGTAAATGTTGACATTCAATCAGAGAGTAATGGCAATTGACCCAAATGTCAGTTTCAGATTGTACAGTTCATGGCTACATGCTTGTGGTTAGCGAAGTTCCTCAAATCCAGACATGACTCAGTTCACTAAACCACAATTAATTTTACTCTCTGCTCTTGAACAACTCAAGAGCACTTTATAAGTGTGACTAAGAGATAGAAGTCGTGTACTCGACTGCTAAGATTTTCACATGGCTAGGTAAATCTCTCACTGCGGTTCATAGGGTTAGAGATACCGAGAATCAAGAAGAGGGGAATTACTATACAGAACTGTGACAGGCTTTAAACCAAAGATAGATCCAAAGAAGCACTCGAATAGGATCGTGGAATTTCCAGTTTAGACTTTTCACttgaataattacattattaaaaagaaaaatatttgataTAACAGAATATTTTTCCACCAGGTAAATCCCGTTGTTGTATTTGTGCTTATGAGAAatgcactaaataaataaataatacttatGTAATTACTCCTACTCCTccaccttctcctcctcctactataactcctccttcttctcctgctactcatcctcctcctctttctcctcctcctcctactactattccttttcctcctccctccttcttttccttctcctcaTCATACTACTCattcttctttgtcttctccTTTTTGTGctccttcttgttcttcttcttatgaATAGCagtaattattatgattattattttattcaggcatctattattattattaataatagacTACTACAATTAtttgtagtattattattattaatcataataataataataataataatttaaagtagcagtagtaatagtaataataatggtaataataataaactactactactttaactaatttaaagtagtagtaataatagtattattattactactattattactactactactactattattattaatactattattattactatattttatttatttatttatttattattatcaataataatccatccatccattttctgtaccgtttatccatCGCGATCTGTCACTACGGAGAGGTGGAGatagatgcaaatgcagtttaagcagtttatttaataaaagtccAGCAAGCATATCCAATACGTAAGGCAGATTTAGGGTCAAGGCAGGCAAAAAGGGTCAGGCTAGCAG includes these proteins:
- the il12a gene encoding interleukin-12 subunit alpha; amino-acid sequence: MLVVNIILCNLTQPEKMGSNILFHGFNCTDLEVVVNPNTQTASVCQPSQVGTPVDSLISTGLSDLILSLLLLLLVFSFFFFFFFFCNTQCLQNIAKDLDYHGSMLAEYVSTLDQKANSESVKELNSITDSIRNLRQRSQRRFYKNKIWKSLRGKYLLKAINLSIYSFVVIYNVFPHQSCKLLPNTESSKDKWNSTNSFEDRKDLCKQLKGFQVRTITINRALGYICAGEYKK